The Glycine soja cultivar W05 chromosome 15, ASM419377v2, whole genome shotgun sequence region ttgttttttatttttttaacaggaAAAAATATGACACGCTACAGCCCAATTTTTTTGACATGGACTATAATGTGCATATAAGCCCACAATTCAGGTTTGAGTCCAGCAAAAGAATCGTATTATCTCGGGCTTTGTTATTCTCTTTAGGAAGTTGCTTTCCACACCTTCAATGTTGCTTTATACATCCCTTTTAAACTTCCAGAGTATCCGGAATGTAAAACTACATTCCGGAAAGGCCTctctaaaatgtaaaaattttagATTCTAGACTAGGTGCAAAAAGAAAATGGAGAGGTGCAGGAAATAATTTCCTTTCACTATCTTTGATTGTCTTTCCACCctttaacttttctttttacaaaaatatgtttttggcaGAAATTAGTTTCTACTTTCTTTTTTAAGATGTTTTAGTTTCTACTTTCTATAGTGTATTTATGTTatataacaaacaaacaaacaaacgtAAGACTATCTTAAGCTTCAGCTTAGCCACGAACAACTGATTTAGATGCATGGGGTGACCCGTTGTGGTTAGGGAACTTTTgttctattaattattttattttaagtgattggaagatattttttaatatatactttttattagttaaaatttattaaaaaataaaaaattataagtgaagctcataattgattaaaaataagatttatacatattttatacCTGTACACGTCATAATATCTGAATATCAACTAGAAAAATCCCAGATTTTACAGCTCTGCACACTGTTTTCCTAATGGTGTTTACTAGCACACGTTTCAAACATGTATATGGTACTGCTTAGTGGAAAACAGTGAAGCTAACATCATTTAGTGTTTCAATGGAATTAGTCAGCCAAAGCAACCAAACCCACTTCTTTAAGCTCTAGCTAATGTTGCAATCTCTGGAATTTCCAGGAGAATCCTCTTCAGAAGAGGCATCACCATCTGAGAATCCTAAAAGGTAGCCCTCTGCATCTTCTTCATCACTTACAATATCTGCCCTATTATGTCTTCTTTCAATATACGCCAATGTCTGCCGCCTCTGCAGGCGAAGAACATGCATTATAACATCAGGAGTAAGGGTTACCCGTGATCGGTCTTCTCTGCCCTGTCTGTTTGTCTCCATTATCTGGTCACACTTACAACAATCAGAAAACTTGCAATCAAGAATGCAAACAAGGTTTTATAAACAAAAGTAGCATATGAATTATGAAGCACTAAACATATCCtatggcaaaaaaaaaagggcatTGAACATATCTTTGTAACTTGTAAGTAAAGAAAGCAGTTGAGGAATGAAAAAAGGatgagggaaaaaaatatagacAGCAGAGATAATACCTCTTTCACATTCGCAGGAAGTGGAGGTATATCATTCCCTAGAGGAGCCCagattttcacatttttttctataCCACAAGTAGCGAGAATAGGTATATGTGGATGGGCCTCAAGTTGATTTACAACATGTTGATCACCTACCATTAATCTCACCAGCTTAGCTTCCTTCTTCTTCCAGATGAATATATGGCCACAATCAGAACCGCTCATGATGTATTCATCATTTGGGCCAAAAAAATTCACTCCTTTAATTGTCTGTGCATTTCTGTGGCCTGAGTAAACTTGGGCCTCATGAATATTCTTCGGATCCTCAGATGTAGCAGAAGAAGGTGAGGAATCTGAGTGCACATTCTTTTCAAACAGATAGATGAGCTCATCATTATAAGAAACAAGGAGTTCACTAAAGCTTGAGTAAGCCAATCCAGTGATATGGACATTATTTGAACCAATTAAGTGACAAGGGCAAAATGTGTTAACAGGTCGATCTGAATTTCTTGCTGAACCCCACTGGCATTTTCTAATGTCATAAACACGTGCATATTCATCAGATCCACCGATAGCAAAGTAATATGGATTTCTAGGGTCAATCACAATGGAATTCAACCCTACTTTGCTTAGAGTCTGTTTATTGTTTCCTATTGACGAGGAACAACAGAAAAGTTTCGTAGCAGAATTACTTCGCAAATCAAActgcaaaagaaacaaaacttaTAACTGTTTGAGGATGGCATAAAGGGGAGCTTCAATGTGCAACATGCTATAATACTTGACTAACATGTTGAATAAATCCATCTTCACCAGAACTGTAAAATATGTGGGCACTTCCAGGCTCCACAGCAAGCTTGTATACACAACCATGGTGCTTCCCCAACATTGTAGTGTCAACTCTACCATCCTCCCAGAGAAGGCCAAGCCTTACCTGCAAAGGAAAAATCAGTTTCCAATAGAGGAGACTCAAGCAAACACTTTAGAAAAGCATAAGTTAGGTTGAGCTTAAATAAAGAGTGTAGACTATCAGTATGGcaatttttaatatcatttggATGACAGACAAAGAGGCATCATATCttgataaaattaatcaatAGAAGGAGAAAACTCATACAAACAGTTTTGACTTGTTATGCTTGATTATGGTGGCATTCTATTTATGTTTGGCAGCATTTAGTAACTTGTGGCATATTGCCTACTTGGACAGGAAAATAAGCTATATATCGCACATAAAATACAAAGTACAGATTTTTGTTAGTTCCACTTCCActtgataaatattaatgataaaacaaacaaattggtCAGCTAGTTTCATATCTATTTCCAAagatagaaaatatatattaagctttttttgttttgtttctcacATATATCTGAGACAATCTTGTTCGAGACACAATAAGGTATTAAATGTGAACACCTGTCCTGGTAGGGATTCAAATCTTGATTCACCATGTTCTATGAGACTAGTCCATTCTGCTA contains the following coding sequences:
- the LOC114388537 gene encoding DDB1- and CUL4-associated factor 8-like, yielding MENLHNHRGITNSNSCPPHGFTDIFRRELGLSHPNSFARRFSASEVLVKSLDLYGKLDGHEGCVNAVEFNSTGDLLVSGSDDRQVMFWNWASKTRLFAYPSGHTDNIFQTKIIPFTDDCRIVTSAGDGQVRLGLLWEDGRVDTTMLGKHHGCVYKLAVEPGSAHIFYSSGEDGFIQHFDLRSNSATKLFCCSSSIGNNKQTLSKVGLNSIVIDPRNPYYFAIGGSDEYARVYDIRKCQWGSARNSDRPVNTFCPCHLIGSNNVHITGLAYSSFSELLVSYNDELIYLFEKNVHSDSSPSSATSEDPKNIHEAQVYSGHRNAQTIKGVNFFGPNDEYIMSGSDCGHIFIWKKKEAKLVRLMVGDQHVVNQLEAHPHIPILATCGIEKNVKIWAPLGNDIPPLPANVKEIMETNRQGREDRSRVTLTPDVIMHVLRLQRRQTLAYIERRHNRADIVSDEEDAEGYLLGFSDGDASSEEDSPGNSRDCNIS